TTATTTTCCTTGCAAATTCACCCCCTAAATAGGTTCACTTTTTTAATCTTTAATTTGCAGCTGTCTCATTACATATCCAGCTTCATTCTTCTTTAATTTCCCACCAATACACTTCATATGTTTTCATGGCATCATAAAGagtcattaataaaataatactaacgaaataaaagaagaaatatTTTACTCACAAATTAAAGGTTGCATAAGAAAACTTCCCTAACAAAAATTTGACTCATATTATTACATAGAACGTGACATCAATTAATTGGCAGGGACGTGAAAATATCTTCCTTTACACACACAACGGTAGACAACGGGGCACGACTCGACTGAGCACGTCATGAAGCTAACCATGACCCTCCGGCAGGGCATGCATGGCCCACATGCGTATGAGCAATCGGGTAGCCTCGAACCCGTCGGGTATAACTCCATCCCTTCCTGCAAATAAACATACATGTGCAAATAGTTACCTGTTACGTATAATTTTTCATATAATGATAAATGCTCAAAGTCAGGAACCGGCTAGCAAAGTCCACAAAACAATGGTAAACCAACAAAtggcaaaaaaacaaaaaaaaaaaacaaatagaaCATGCATAGTATCAATCTTGTACTCCACATGgtttatttttatgataaatCATCTAATTTGAAAGCATCCATACCTTAACCTCCATGGGCTTGTAACTCCCTTTGCTTTGACTAGGAACTGCACCACAAAAAATattatcaataaataaaatacattatCAATGTAAGTAATTATAATGATATGACTTACAATGAAAAGGTCTAAGGGTGTGACAAGGGGTAAGTAGAAAGAAGATAATAAATACATTAATTGAGAAAGTGGAGggaagaaaaatataattgCTCATTCTGTTTTTGCAGTATGAAAATTTAGTGAAGAGATCTAGAAGAAATGTTGCAATGGAATGTTTGGACAAAAAACATTTATATAGGACAAGAGAGGGAAATTTAATGTACTTGTGACTCAAACTCACATGAAACGTGACAACATTCTTAATGCTACTGTAGTCCCCATCcaatattcaaattcaaagattttaattatgacCATTCCTTTTGTTCAATAACCAAGTATCCATCTACCGACGGTTTCACTGACTAATTTTTCATTGATTTATATGTATCTCGATATGTAAAAGAATAGCTCAAGGATTTAAGAGTGCTTCATCCCAAAGTCAATAATCAAACTCCCATTTGTGTTTTGTACCACTATTAGTTTTCTTCTTATTCTACAGTTCTACTTCCTCTTTATATTCTCCACTTAAAGTTCTTGGATTTGAGTGTAATATTACAGTTATTAATAAGGTTctataatgatttttttataaatttcatTTTACTTTGATTAAATGGTAAGATGATATTTATCTAGTAACATAAAAAATCATATGATTCCAATGTTTTTAGAACTATAATttttacatgtattatattttttcaaG
This sequence is a window from Salvia splendens isolate huo1 chromosome 14, SspV2, whole genome shotgun sequence. Protein-coding genes within it:
- the LOC121764963 gene encoding protein EPIDERMAL PATTERNING FACTOR 2-like, with translation MSNYIFLPSTFSINVFIIFFLLTPCHTLRPFHFPSQSKGSYKPMEVKEGMELYPTGSRLPDCSYACGPCMPCRRVMVSFMTCSVESCPVVYRCVCKGRYFHVPAN